A single region of the Streptomyces sp. NBC_00236 genome encodes:
- a CDS encoding UBP-type zinc finger domain-containing protein, translated as MTDTPAPICSHLDQVRRVTPDSPDSCPQCVAQGDAWVHLRECQSCGHVGCCDSSRNKHATAHREATGHPLIRSYEPGETWWWCYEDQVTFDVDGIGPARAA; from the coding sequence ATGACGGACACGCCCGCGCCGATCTGTTCGCATCTGGACCAGGTCAGACGTGTCACCCCGGACAGCCCCGACTCCTGCCCGCAGTGCGTCGCTCAGGGTGACGCCTGGGTGCATCTGCGCGAGTGCCAGAGCTGCGGGCACGTCGGCTGCTGCGACTCCTCCCGCAACAAGCACGCCACCGCGCACCGGGAGGCCACCGGCCACCCCTTGATCCGCTCCTACGAGCCGGGCGAGACGTGGTGGTGGTGCTACGAGGACCAAGTGACCTTCGACGTCGACGGTATCGGGCCCGCCAGGGCGGCTTGA
- a CDS encoding AlkA N-terminal domain-containing protein, translating into MHTDTERCVRAVQSKDARFDGWFFTAVLTTRIYCRPSCPVVPPKVENMSFYPSAAACQQAGFRACKRCRPDTSPGSPEWNARADSVARAMRLIRDGVVDREGVPGLATRLGYSARQIERQLLAELGAGPLALARAQRAQTARVLIETTGLPMAEVAFAAGFASIRTFNDTVREVFALAPGELRSRASRSVRQPATPGTIALRLPYRAPLNPSNLFGHLAATAVPGVEEWRDGAYRRTLDLPHGHGIVALTPHPDHIACRLALTDPRDLTLAISRCRWLLDLDADPVAVDEQLQADPLLAPLVDKAPGRRVPRTVDGAEFAVRAVLGQQVSTAAARTHAARLVTAHGTPVDDPEGGLTHLFPAPRALAGLDPEQLALPRSRRRTLTTLVGALADGSLRLGTDTDWEKARAELTALPGFGPWTVEVIAMRALGDPDAFLPTDLGIRRAAEQLGLPSTPAALTARAAGWRPWRAYAVQYLWTVDDHPINHLPAQGSSS; encoded by the coding sequence ATGCACACCGACACCGAGCGCTGCGTGAGGGCCGTCCAGTCCAAGGACGCCCGGTTCGACGGCTGGTTCTTCACCGCGGTCCTGACCACCCGGATCTACTGCCGCCCGAGCTGCCCCGTCGTGCCGCCGAAGGTCGAGAACATGAGCTTCTACCCGAGCGCCGCCGCCTGCCAGCAGGCCGGATTCCGGGCCTGCAAGCGGTGCCGGCCCGACACGAGCCCCGGATCGCCCGAGTGGAACGCCCGCGCCGACTCCGTGGCCCGCGCCATGCGCCTCATCCGGGACGGGGTCGTCGACCGGGAAGGCGTCCCCGGTCTGGCCACCCGGCTCGGGTACTCGGCCCGGCAGATCGAACGGCAACTGCTCGCGGAGCTGGGCGCCGGACCCCTCGCGCTGGCCCGGGCACAGCGGGCGCAGACCGCGCGGGTGCTCATCGAGACGACCGGGCTGCCCATGGCCGAGGTGGCCTTCGCGGCCGGGTTCGCCTCGATCCGCACCTTCAACGACACCGTCCGCGAGGTCTTCGCCCTCGCCCCGGGGGAGCTGCGCAGCCGCGCCTCCCGGTCGGTGCGGCAGCCGGCCACGCCCGGGACGATAGCGCTGCGGCTGCCGTACCGCGCCCCGCTGAACCCCAGCAACCTCTTCGGGCACCTCGCCGCGACGGCCGTCCCCGGAGTCGAGGAGTGGCGCGACGGGGCCTACCGCCGCACGCTCGACCTGCCGCACGGGCACGGCATCGTCGCCCTTACCCCGCACCCCGACCACATCGCCTGCCGGCTCGCGCTCACCGACCCGCGCGATCTCACCCTGGCCATCAGCCGGTGCCGCTGGCTGCTGGACCTGGACGCCGACCCCGTGGCCGTCGACGAGCAGCTGCAGGCCGATCCCCTGCTGGCCCCGCTGGTGGACAAGGCGCCGGGCCGCCGGGTGCCGAGGACCGTCGACGGTGCGGAGTTCGCCGTCCGGGCCGTGCTGGGCCAGCAGGTGTCCACCGCCGCCGCCCGTACGCACGCGGCCCGGCTGGTCACGGCCCACGGCACTCCCGTCGACGATCCGGAGGGCGGCCTCACCCACCTCTTCCCGGCGCCCCGGGCGCTGGCCGGGCTCGACCCCGAGCAGCTCGCCCTGCCCCGCAGCCGCCGCCGCACCCTGACCACGCTCGTCGGCGCCCTGGCGGACGGCTCGCTGCGGCTGGGCACCGACACCGACTGGGAGAAGGCGCGGGCCGAACTGACCGCGCTGCCCGGATTCGGCCCCTGGACCGTCGAGGTCATCGCCATGCGGGCGCTCGGCGACCCGGACGCCTTCCTGCCGACGGACCTCGGCATCCGGCGGGCCGCCGAGCAGCTCGGCCTGCCGTCGACACCGGCCGCGCTCACCGCACGCGCGGCGGGCTGGCGGCCATGGCGGGCCTATGCCGTCCAGTACCTGTGGACCGTCGACGACCACCCCATCAACCACCTTCCCGCACAAGGAAGTTCCTCGTGA
- a CDS encoding methylated-DNA--[protein]-cysteine S-methyltransferase: MTRQSRPTRQHTVIDSPYGPLTLVSTDRVLAGLYMTGQRHRPPEETFGEPDAGPFDEAVEQLDAYFAGELREFTLPLDLAGTPFQRCVWAELQRIPYGETRTYGELAENLGKPGASRAVGLANGKNPVGIIVPCHRVIGASGSLTGYGGGLDRKQRLLAFENGTEDSSPALF, translated from the coding sequence GTGACCCGGCAGTCCCGGCCGACCCGGCAGCACACGGTGATCGACAGTCCGTACGGCCCGCTGACCCTCGTCTCCACCGACCGGGTCCTCGCCGGCCTCTACATGACCGGTCAGCGCCACCGGCCGCCCGAGGAAACCTTCGGCGAGCCCGACGCGGGCCCCTTCGACGAGGCCGTCGAGCAGCTGGACGCCTACTTCGCCGGAGAGCTGCGGGAGTTCACTCTCCCGCTGGACCTGGCCGGAACCCCGTTCCAGCGTTGCGTCTGGGCCGAACTCCAGCGGATTCCGTACGGTGAGACCCGTACGTACGGCGAACTGGCGGAGAACCTCGGCAAGCCCGGCGCCTCGCGCGCGGTGGGGCTGGCCAACGGCAAGAACCCGGTCGGCATCATCGTGCCGTGCCACCGGGTGATCGGGGCCTCGGGGAGCCTCACCGGATACGGCGGCGGGCTGGACCGCAAGCAGCGGCTGCTGGCCTTCGAGAACGGTACGGAGGACAGCTCCCCGGCACTGTTCTAG
- a CDS encoding TMEM165/GDT1 family protein yields the protein MHLDPLAIITAFGLIFLAELPDKTMFASLAMGTRMRPLYVWFGTSSAFIVHVAIAVGAGGLLGLLPDWIVKLVSASLFAFGAFMLLRADAEDDDEDGGPKTVTGFWPVYSTAFMAVFISEWGDLTQITTANLAASNGAWSTAIGSAAALMSVSALALLAGRFIAKRVPLKTVQRIGGVCMLGLAIWTVIEIFTG from the coding sequence ATGCATCTCGACCCCCTGGCGATCATCACCGCTTTCGGGCTGATCTTCCTCGCGGAACTCCCCGACAAGACGATGTTCGCGTCGCTGGCCATGGGCACGCGCATGCGCCCGCTCTACGTCTGGTTCGGCACGTCGTCCGCGTTCATCGTCCATGTCGCCATCGCCGTCGGGGCGGGCGGCCTGCTCGGCCTGCTGCCCGACTGGATCGTCAAGCTCGTCTCCGCCTCCCTCTTCGCCTTCGGCGCGTTCATGCTGCTCCGGGCCGACGCGGAGGACGACGACGAGGACGGCGGCCCCAAGACGGTCACCGGCTTCTGGCCGGTGTACTCCACCGCGTTCATGGCGGTGTTCATCAGCGAGTGGGGCGACCTCACCCAGATCACGACGGCCAACCTGGCCGCGAGCAACGGCGCCTGGTCCACGGCGATCGGATCCGCCGCCGCGCTGATGTCCGTATCGGCTCTGGCCCTGCTCGCGGGACGGTTCATCGCCAAGCGCGTACCCCTGAAGACCGTCCAGCGCATCGGCGGGGTCTGCATGCTGGGGCTGGCGATCTGGACGGTCATCGAGATCTTCACCGGCTGA
- a CDS encoding alpha/beta fold hydrolase, translating into MAIQAVPHIRHRHIEVDGVRVFYRESLPVGATDDAPVMLLLHGFPSASHQFRRLMDALGAHYRLIAPDYPGFGHSDAPASSTTGGPFTYTFDRLADITEGFVRELGLSRFVMYVFDFGAPVGFRLAARHPEWIAGLVVQNGNAYAEGLSQQARDFIALRPEVPGAADTVRSLLTLPATRGQYEGGTADPELVAPDGWTLDQHFLDLPGRTRPQLDLAFDYHSNVALYPQWQDWLRKHTPPALVVWGTGDMFFTEPGARAYLRDLPDAALHLFETGHFALEDHLPQIAPLIADFLDRTWEAEAGVR; encoded by the coding sequence ATGGCGATTCAAGCTGTTCCGCACATCCGTCACCGGCACATCGAGGTCGACGGAGTCCGTGTCTTCTACCGCGAGTCGCTGCCCGTGGGTGCGACGGACGACGCCCCCGTCATGCTGCTGCTGCACGGCTTCCCGTCGGCCTCGCACCAGTTCCGCCGGCTGATGGACGCGCTGGGCGCCCACTACCGGCTCATCGCCCCGGACTACCCCGGGTTCGGCCACAGCGACGCCCCGGCGTCCTCGACCACCGGCGGCCCGTTCACGTACACCTTCGACCGGCTCGCCGACATCACCGAGGGCTTCGTGCGGGAGCTCGGACTGTCCCGCTTCGTGATGTACGTGTTCGACTTCGGCGCCCCCGTCGGCTTCCGGCTCGCCGCCCGCCACCCGGAGTGGATCGCCGGTCTGGTGGTGCAGAACGGCAACGCGTACGCGGAAGGGCTGTCGCAGCAGGCCCGCGACTTCATCGCGCTGCGCCCGGAGGTCCCCGGCGCCGCCGACACCGTGCGGTCCCTGCTGACCCTGCCCGCGACCCGTGGCCAGTACGAGGGCGGCACGGCCGACCCCGAGCTGGTGGCGCCGGACGGCTGGACGCTGGACCAGCACTTCCTGGACCTGCCGGGCCGCACCCGGCCGCAGCTGGACCTGGCCTTCGACTACCACTCCAATGTGGCGCTCTACCCGCAGTGGCAGGACTGGCTGCGCAAGCACACCCCGCCGGCGCTCGTCGTCTGGGGCACGGGCGACATGTTCTTCACCGAGCCCGGCGCCCGCGCCTATCTGCGCGATCTCCCCGACGCCGCACTGCACCTCTTCGAGACCGGGCACTTCGCCCTGGAGGACCACCTCCCGCAGATCGCGCCGCTGATCGCGGACTTCCTGGACCGCACCTGGGAGGCCGAGGCCGGCGTGCGGTAA
- a CDS encoding CGNR zinc finger domain-containing protein, which translates to MNGDEPLTGELLALDLLNTLPHAAQGPPVDHLADTAGLLAWLALEGERLPGAAGAREATPDDLGAVRAVRAAAAAAVAAARRGERPPETALRGLNEAQLAAPAVRYAEWNGESVVAPARRSGPLGVRVAAVLAEEAAELLAGPALASIRECEAEDCTMLFVPAHPRRRWCSAARCGNRARVARYYRRHKGEGPDVPR; encoded by the coding sequence ATGAACGGTGATGAGCCCCTGACCGGCGAGCTGCTCGCCCTGGACCTCCTCAACACGCTGCCGCACGCGGCCCAGGGCCCCCCGGTCGATCACCTGGCCGACACGGCCGGTCTGCTGGCCTGGCTGGCGCTGGAGGGCGAACGGCTGCCCGGGGCCGCCGGGGCGCGGGAGGCGACCCCGGACGATCTGGGGGCGGTACGCGCGGTCCGGGCGGCCGCGGCCGCGGCCGTCGCGGCGGCCCGGCGCGGCGAGCGCCCGCCGGAAACGGCACTGCGCGGACTCAACGAGGCCCAGCTCGCCGCCCCCGCCGTGCGGTACGCGGAATGGAACGGCGAGAGCGTCGTGGCGCCGGCCCGCCGCTCCGGCCCGCTCGGGGTGCGGGTGGCCGCGGTCCTGGCCGAGGAGGCGGCCGAGCTGCTGGCGGGTCCGGCGCTCGCGAGCATCCGGGAGTGCGAGGCGGAGGACTGCACGATGCTGTTCGTGCCCGCCCACCCCCGCCGCCGCTGGTGCTCCGCCGCGCGCTGCGGCAACCGTGCGCGGGTGGCCCGCTACTACCGGCGCCACAAGGGGGAGGGGCCGGACGTCCCGCGGTAG
- a CDS encoding SIR2 family NAD-dependent protein deacylase has product MTLVAILSGAGISTDSGIPDYRGPNGLWRKDPEAEKLVRYDLYMADPEIRRRSWQMRRTTAAWNAEPNAAHRAVAELERSGVAVRVITQNVDGLHQAAGLSARKVFELHGTARQVVCTRCHARSTMADALARVEAGEPDPPCGTCGGILKAATVMFGERLDPVVLGNAMAVAKGCEVFIAVGTTLQVQPAASLAGTAAEHGARLIVMNAEPTPYDALAQETIREPIGTALPALLKRLTDEAGTASGA; this is encoded by the coding sequence ATGACACTCGTGGCGATCCTCAGCGGCGCCGGCATCTCCACGGACTCCGGCATCCCCGACTACCGCGGGCCGAACGGCCTCTGGCGCAAGGACCCGGAAGCCGAGAAGCTCGTCCGGTACGACCTGTACATGGCCGATCCGGAGATCCGCCGCCGTTCCTGGCAGATGCGCCGCACCACCGCGGCGTGGAACGCCGAGCCGAACGCGGCCCACCGCGCGGTGGCCGAGCTGGAACGGTCGGGCGTGGCCGTACGTGTCATCACTCAGAACGTCGACGGTCTGCACCAGGCGGCCGGTCTCTCCGCGCGCAAGGTCTTCGAACTGCACGGCACCGCACGCCAGGTGGTGTGCACCCGCTGTCACGCCCGCTCGACGATGGCCGATGCCCTGGCCCGGGTGGAGGCGGGGGAGCCCGATCCGCCGTGCGGCACGTGCGGCGGGATTCTCAAGGCCGCCACGGTCATGTTCGGTGAACGGCTCGACCCGGTGGTGCTGGGCAACGCGATGGCGGTCGCGAAGGGCTGCGAGGTGTTCATCGCGGTCGGTACGACGCTCCAGGTGCAGCCCGCCGCGTCACTGGCCGGGACGGCGGCGGAGCACGGGGCGCGGCTGATCGTGATGAACGCCGAGCCGACGCCGTACGACGCCCTGGCGCAGGAGACGATCCGCGAACCGATCGGCACGGCACTGCCCGCACTGCTCAAGCGGCTGACGGACGAGGCCGGCACCGCTTCGGGGGCCTGA
- a CDS encoding DUF2191 domain-containing protein, which yields MAKVSVSLDAELVVEVMVLAGVGSPQDAVELVVRDYIARGHRTEARTAAREETVREDGIKPPEQQG from the coding sequence ATGGCGAAGGTATCGGTCAGTCTGGACGCGGAACTCGTGGTCGAAGTGATGGTGCTCGCGGGCGTCGGCAGCCCTCAGGACGCCGTCGAACTCGTCGTACGCGACTACATCGCGCGGGGCCACCGCACGGAGGCACGGACGGCGGCGCGCGAGGAGACCGTGCGCGAGGACGGGATCAAGCCGCCGGAGCAGCAGGGCTGA
- a CDS encoding NUDIX hydrolase, with the protein MTTNDYAAYIAGLPKVLAGAACLFRDARGRVLLVEPNYRKGWALPGGTIESADGETPRQGARRESAEEIGLDLEPGRLLAVDWTRGTARPPIVAYVYDGGVLDEKQLKAVRVQEEELLSWKLVEPADIGQYLLGNLRGRVRAALNVLESGAGTVELEDGSPVG; encoded by the coding sequence GTGACCACCAATGACTACGCCGCGTACATCGCCGGTCTCCCGAAGGTCCTGGCCGGTGCGGCCTGCCTCTTCCGTGACGCGCGGGGCCGGGTGCTCCTCGTCGAACCGAACTACCGGAAGGGCTGGGCGCTGCCCGGCGGCACGATCGAGTCGGCGGACGGCGAGACTCCGCGGCAGGGGGCCCGACGCGAGTCGGCCGAGGAGATCGGCCTCGACCTGGAGCCGGGCCGGCTGCTCGCGGTGGACTGGACGCGCGGCACGGCGCGTCCGCCGATCGTGGCCTATGTGTACGACGGCGGGGTGCTGGACGAGAAGCAGCTGAAGGCGGTCCGGGTCCAGGAGGAGGAGCTCCTGTCGTGGAAGCTCGTCGAGCCCGCGGACATCGGCCAGTACCTGCTCGGCAACCTGCGCGGGCGCGTGCGTGCGGCACTGAATGTGCTGGAGTCCGGCGCGGGAACGGTGGAGCTGGAGGACGGCAGCCCCGTCGGCTGA
- a CDS encoding glycerate kinase — protein sequence METARVLVAADKFKGSLTAVQVAERVTAGLRRVAPEVRVETLPVADGGDGTVAAAVAAGFERREARVTGPLGDPVTAAYAVRDTTAVVEMAEASGLQHLPAGVFAPLTATTYGSGELLLAALEAGARTIVFGVGGSATTDGGAGMLAALGARFLDADGKPVGPGGGGLADLATADLSGLDPRLGEVDLILASDVDNPLTGAKGAPEVYGRQKGATEDDVAVLDAALAHYASVLGPEQADLPGAGAAGGIGYGALVALGARFRPGIEVMLDVLGFAPALERATLVITGEGSLDAQTLHGKAPAGVAAAARAAGIEVVAVCGRLALAPEALGGAGIRRAYALTELEPDPAVCMAEAGPLLERVAESIARDFLR from the coding sequence ATGGAGACCGCACGCGTGCTCGTCGCGGCGGACAAGTTCAAGGGCTCGCTCACGGCCGTACAGGTCGCGGAGCGGGTGACGGCCGGGCTGCGGCGCGTCGCCCCCGAGGTACGGGTCGAGACCCTGCCCGTGGCGGACGGCGGCGACGGCACGGTGGCGGCCGCGGTGGCCGCCGGATTCGAGCGCCGCGAGGCGCGGGTCACCGGGCCGCTGGGCGACCCCGTGACCGCCGCGTACGCGGTGCGCGACACCACCGCCGTGGTCGAGATGGCCGAGGCCTCGGGCCTCCAGCACCTGCCGGCGGGCGTGTTCGCCCCGCTCACGGCCACCACGTACGGCTCCGGTGAGCTGCTGCTCGCCGCCCTCGAAGCGGGCGCGCGGACCATCGTGTTCGGCGTCGGCGGCAGCGCGACCACGGACGGCGGGGCGGGCATGCTGGCCGCACTCGGAGCCCGCTTCCTGGACGCGGACGGCAAGCCCGTCGGCCCCGGCGGCGGCGGCCTCGCCGATCTCGCCACGGCCGACCTGTCCGGGCTCGACCCTCGGCTCGGCGAGGTCGACCTGATCCTCGCGAGCGACGTCGACAACCCGCTCACCGGGGCCAAGGGCGCGCCCGAGGTGTACGGCCGCCAGAAGGGCGCGACCGAGGACGACGTCGCGGTGCTCGACGCGGCGCTCGCCCACTACGCCTCCGTGCTCGGGCCGGAGCAGGCGGACCTGCCCGGGGCCGGGGCGGCGGGTGGCATCGGGTACGGGGCGCTCGTCGCGCTCGGCGCGCGGTTCCGGCCCGGGATCGAGGTGATGCTCGACGTCCTCGGCTTCGCCCCCGCGCTGGAGCGGGCGACGCTGGTCATCACCGGCGAGGGCTCACTCGACGCGCAGACGCTGCACGGCAAGGCCCCGGCCGGCGTCGCCGCGGCAGCCCGCGCGGCCGGCATCGAGGTCGTCGCGGTGTGCGGACGCCTGGCGCTCGCACCGGAGGCCCTGGGCGGCGCGGGCATCCGCCGCGCGTACGCGCTCACGGAGCTGGAGCCGGACCCCGCGGTCTGCATGGCCGAGGCGGGGCCGCTCCTGGAACGGGTGGCGGAGTCCATCGCGCGGGACTTCCTGCGCTGA
- a CDS encoding helix-turn-helix domain-containing protein, translating into MRQRGDERGWALLDALLDDETGQDLAALAGAVLGLPERGRYAVAVVAERGCAWDRPADAHGMRLLWRSRPDREIAVVELGEADPAAVAVLLSGTGPGPGGVSPVVDGLSALGAARRLADAALLTCGEGGEGVVCLDGRVPEALVAGQPALASYLATDVFGALLARDPTDRALLVSTLDAWVECGGSAGRTAVRLCCHRNTVLNRLRRLEELTSRSLSRPRELVELMLALDAVRLGFSPPGE; encoded by the coding sequence ATGCGGCAGCGCGGGGACGAGCGGGGGTGGGCGCTGCTCGACGCGCTGCTGGACGACGAGACCGGGCAGGACCTCGCGGCGCTCGCCGGTGCGGTACTGGGGCTGCCGGAGCGGGGCCGGTACGCGGTGGCGGTGGTCGCGGAGCGCGGGTGCGCCTGGGACCGTCCGGCCGACGCGCACGGGATGCGGCTGCTGTGGCGGTCGCGCCCGGACCGGGAGATCGCGGTGGTGGAACTGGGCGAGGCGGACCCGGCCGCCGTCGCCGTGCTGTTGTCCGGGACGGGCCCCGGCCCCGGTGGGGTCAGTCCGGTGGTGGACGGCCTGTCCGCCCTGGGCGCGGCCCGCAGGCTGGCCGATGCGGCGCTGCTGACGTGCGGGGAGGGCGGGGAGGGGGTCGTCTGCCTGGACGGCAGGGTCCCCGAGGCCTTGGTGGCGGGCCAGCCGGCCCTGGCGAGCTACCTGGCCACGGACGTGTTCGGGGCGCTGCTGGCTCGCGACCCGACGGACCGGGCGCTGCTGGTGTCGACGCTCGACGCGTGGGTGGAGTGCGGAGGATCGGCCGGGCGCACGGCGGTACGGCTGTGCTGCCACCGGAACACGGTGCTGAACCGGTTGCGGCGGCTGGAGGAGCTCACGTCACGGTCGTTGTCGCGGCCGCGCGAGCTGGTGGAGCTGATGCTGGCGCTGGACGCGGTGCGGCTGGGTTTCAGCCCGCCGGGCGAGTGA
- a CDS encoding ABC transporter ATP-binding protein has product MATLEIRALSVGYGPVRSLRDVSLDVPAGAITAVLGGNGAGKTTLLRAISRTLGFHRGTGTGTVRFDGRPLDGLRPAQVVAAGVVQVPEGRQVFARMTVADNLRAGALGARGGRKASAGALTRVHELFPVLAQRAHQRAGLLSGGEQQMLAMGRALMARPRLLLLDEPSLGLAPLMAQRIAETVQEINASGTSVLLVEQNAAIALRLASTAYVLEVGEVTLEGPADELAASDEVRRRYLGVVDETAAEDADRAAGSVRSLSRWSA; this is encoded by the coding sequence ATGGCAACGCTCGAGATCCGCGCACTGTCCGTGGGCTACGGCCCGGTACGGTCCCTGCGCGACGTCTCCCTCGATGTGCCGGCCGGCGCGATCACCGCCGTACTCGGCGGCAACGGGGCCGGGAAGACCACGCTGCTGCGGGCCATCTCGCGGACCCTCGGCTTCCACCGCGGGACGGGTACGGGCACCGTCCGCTTCGACGGACGCCCCCTCGACGGGCTGAGGCCCGCCCAGGTGGTGGCCGCCGGAGTGGTCCAGGTGCCCGAAGGACGACAGGTGTTCGCCCGCATGACGGTGGCCGACAACCTGCGGGCGGGCGCCCTCGGAGCCCGCGGCGGGCGCAAGGCGTCGGCGGGCGCGCTGACCCGCGTACACGAGCTGTTCCCGGTACTGGCCCAGCGGGCGCACCAGCGCGCCGGGCTGCTGTCGGGCGGCGAACAGCAGATGCTGGCGATGGGGCGGGCCCTGATGGCCCGGCCCCGGCTGCTGCTGCTCGACGAACCCTCGCTCGGGCTCGCCCCGTTGATGGCGCAGCGCATCGCCGAGACGGTGCAGGAGATCAACGCCTCGGGCACCTCCGTCCTGCTCGTCGAGCAGAACGCGGCGATCGCCCTGCGGCTCGCCTCCACGGCCTACGTCCTGGAGGTCGGCGAGGTCACCCTGGAAGGGCCGGCCGACGAACTCGCCGCCTCCGACGAGGTGCGCCGCCGCTACCTGGGCGTCGTCGACGAGACGGCCGCCGAGGACGCGGACCGGGCCGCCGGGTCCGTACGCAGTCTGAGCAGGTGGTCCGCATGA
- a CDS encoding ABC transporter ATP-binding protein, which translates to MTTAQEAAPVTTAPAALAVRDVTVRFAGLTALDGVSFTVEPGSVHAVIGPNGAGKSTTFNVLSGVYRATSGTVHLGTTELTGLAPHKIAQLGVARTFQNLALPPHATVTDSLLLGRHRLTRAGFVASGLRLPSAAREARRHLERVREIAEFIGLEKELDRPAGALPYGQQKLVELGRALCMEPQVLLLDEPVAGMTADERRRTAAVVAGVRRSLGISIVLVEHDMGVVMRLADAVTVLDFGRRIADGTPAEVQNDPAVVQAYLGAQE; encoded by the coding sequence ATGACCACCGCCCAGGAAGCAGCCCCGGTCACCACCGCCCCGGCCGCACTCGCCGTCCGTGACGTCACCGTCCGCTTCGCCGGACTCACCGCACTCGACGGCGTCTCCTTCACCGTCGAGCCGGGCAGCGTGCACGCCGTCATCGGCCCCAACGGGGCAGGGAAGTCGACCACCTTCAACGTGCTGTCCGGGGTGTACCGGGCGACATCCGGCACCGTCCACCTCGGCACGACGGAACTCACCGGACTCGCCCCGCACAAGATCGCCCAACTCGGCGTCGCCCGTACCTTCCAGAACCTGGCGCTGCCCCCGCACGCCACCGTCACCGACAGCCTGCTCCTCGGCCGCCACCGGCTCACCCGAGCCGGGTTCGTCGCCAGCGGACTGCGTCTGCCGTCCGCCGCACGCGAGGCCCGCCGCCATCTGGAACGGGTGCGCGAGATCGCCGAGTTCATCGGCCTGGAGAAGGAGTTGGACCGGCCGGCCGGTGCGCTCCCGTACGGACAGCAGAAGCTCGTCGAACTGGGCCGCGCGCTGTGCATGGAGCCGCAGGTCCTCCTCCTGGACGAACCCGTCGCCGGGATGACCGCCGACGAACGGCGGCGCACCGCGGCGGTCGTGGCCGGGGTCCGGAGGAGCCTCGGCATCTCGATCGTCCTCGTCGAACACGACATGGGAGTGGTGATGCGGCTCGCGGACGCCGTGACCGTACTCGACTTCGGACGCAGGATCGCGGACGGCACCCCCGCCGAGGTCCAGAACGATCCGGCCGTCGTCCAGGCCTACTTGGGGGCACAGGAATGA
- a CDS encoding branched-chain amino acid ABC transporter permease, with translation MTTFIELLLGGLSIGSVYALIALGFVVIFKATEVVNFAHASLLLAGGYVTAVLHDDIGFWPALAVGIAGAAVVGAAIEFLVMRRYRGSDHSVLAIVTIGVDILLTTELTRRMGTDVLALGDPWGNGVVTIGGVTLAETRIAAFLAAALLITAFLLAFRFTSWGVSMRAAAENPQTAALMGIKLGRVSLAAWAVAGALAAVAALFLTVFPTPGLERATSLAALKAFPAAILGGLDSTTGALAGGLIVGVTESLATGYQSDLSFLGRGIGDLAPYLVMVIVLLLRPAGLFGTKELARV, from the coding sequence ATGACCACCTTCATCGAACTCCTCCTCGGCGGCCTCTCCATCGGCTCGGTCTATGCACTGATCGCGCTCGGCTTCGTCGTCATCTTCAAAGCCACCGAGGTCGTCAACTTCGCCCACGCCTCCCTGCTGCTCGCGGGCGGCTACGTGACCGCGGTCCTCCACGACGACATCGGCTTCTGGCCCGCACTCGCCGTCGGCATCGCGGGAGCGGCCGTCGTCGGAGCGGCGATCGAGTTCCTCGTGATGCGCCGCTACCGGGGCAGCGACCACAGCGTCCTGGCCATCGTCACCATCGGCGTCGACATCCTCCTCACCACCGAACTCACCCGGCGCATGGGCACGGACGTGCTGGCACTCGGCGACCCGTGGGGGAACGGTGTCGTCACCATCGGCGGCGTCACCCTCGCCGAGACGCGGATCGCCGCGTTCCTCGCCGCCGCTCTGCTCATCACGGCGTTCCTCCTGGCCTTCCGCTTCACCTCGTGGGGTGTGTCGATGCGGGCCGCCGCCGAGAACCCGCAGACCGCGGCCCTGATGGGGATCAAGCTCGGCCGGGTCTCGCTCGCCGCGTGGGCGGTGGCCGGAGCACTCGCCGCGGTGGCCGCACTCTTCCTCACCGTCTTCCCCACACCCGGACTGGAGCGGGCCACCTCACTGGCCGCACTCAAGGCCTTCCCCGCGGCGATCCTCGGCGGACTCGACTCGACGACCGGGGCACTCGCAGGAGGCCTCATCGTCGGCGTCACCGAATCGCTCGCCACCGGCTACCAGAGCGACCTCTCCTTCCTGGGCCGCGGCATCGGCGACCTCGCCCCCTATCTGGTGATGGTGATCGTGCTGCTCCTGCGGCCCGCGGGACTCTTCGGTACGAAGGAGCTCGCCCGTGTCTGA